ACATTTGACGGCCAGCCAAAACAAGCTTGAAGAAGGAAGTCAAGCTACACGCCATTTTTAAAGGTAACTTCgttgttattgttgtttccGGTTTATGAGAGTTAGTTCTATAGCTACTTGTTTGATTACTGTAGTTGATCAATTTGTTAAGGTTTGAATGTGTGGAAACTCTTAACAATGCACAATGCGTTTGAGAAGCTGATACTTTCTGGGTGATTCTGGAGAAAAGctgaaatgaaaaatgaaaggctcagatttttttttttttgtttctttgaaattattatataaaagggTGACTTTGAATAAGTAATGTACATTACATAGTTTCATTTAAGGGACAGAGAGGTATACATGATTTTGGGAGAAAGGAGCTAGATGAGATGGCTGATACAATCTATTTTTGTTGAACTTGTGGCTTGGTTACACGACCCAAGCGTTGAACCTAGTTACTGCATTGGTGAGAGAACTCAGGTAGTGTATTAGGTTGCCAATTTAGTCTAAGGTAACactctcttttgttttattttttctttgctttATATTTAAATCTTTTAAGCCTTCTCTGAGGAGCTTATGATTCTTTTGCCAATATAGTATAAGGGAacactctcttttgtttttgctttataTTTTGAATCTTTTGAGCCTTCTCTGAGCTTGTGATTCATGTTGTTTTCTTTGCAGACAGACAATGATTCGTGCAAAGCAGATCAGTAATCTTTCAAGTTCAGCAAGATCCTTCTTTCTTGGTGGAACAAGATCTAGTGCAGCTGATGGAAACTCTTGCACATCATCCGCAGAGGATGAAAGCTCCGTCTTGAGACGCCACCAAGCTAGGCCTGAAGCTGTACACACTGGGAACAGAGTTTTCACCCGACCATCTCCTCTTCCTCTCCATGTTTCTCCTCCTGTTTTGCCTGTGAAACCAGATCCTGCTAATAATCATAAGATCCCACTATCTGATGGAACTGAACTCTCTATGGTCGATCCTACTCTTCCTATTACTAGTGTCAAAGCCATTGGGAGAGAGCATCTCGGTAAAGTCTACACTACCTCTGCTTCCAAAGATTCATCAGAGGAAGCTCCAAGAAACGCCTCTCCAGGGACTAAGCAAGCTTCAAATGATGTGTCTCATGATTTAACCAAAACTACCGTCTCTGGAAAGAGGAAGTGTGGCTATTACCCCTCAGGGGAAATGATGAGAGTGACACCAGCACCTAGACACGTCATAGAAAAAGTTTCTAGCATATTGCGGAGATTCAAATGGGGCCCTGCTGCTGAAGAGGCTCTTCACAACTCCGGTTTCAAGATGGACGCATACCAAGCAAACCAAGTCCTTAAGCAGATAGATAACTACGCAAACTCTCTTGGCTTCTTCTATTGGCTGAAAACACAACCTGGTTTTAAACATGATGAACACACTTACACCACTATGGTTGGTAACCTCGGCCGTGCAAAGCAGTTCGGCGAGATAAACAACCTTCTCAACGAGATGGTTAGAGACGGTTGTCAGCCAAACACCGTCACTTACAACCGACTTATCCACAGCTACGGCCGTGCGAACTACCTCAAAGAAGCTATGAATGTTTTCAACCAAATGCAAGAAGCTGGATGTGAGCCTGACCGTGTAACGTACTGTACACTCATAGACATCCACGCTAAAGCTGGCTTTCTTGACGTTGCCATGGACATGTATCATAGAATGCAAGTGGCGGGGCTCTCTCCTGATACTTTCACTTACAGTGTGATAATAAACTGTCTTGGCAAAGCTGGTCATTTAGTTTCTGCTCATAGGCTCTTTTGTGAGATGGTTGGTCAAGGCTGTACGCCTAGTTTGGTGACGTTCAACATCATGATAGCTTTGCACGCAAAGGCGAGGAACTACCGGAGCGCGTTGAAGCTATACCGAGAGATGAAAGGTTTCGGTTTCGACCTGATAAAGTGACTTACAGTATAGTCATGGAGGTGCTTGGACAGTGTGGGTTTCTTGAGGAGGCAGAGGGTGTATTCACTGAGATGGAACGTGAGAATTGGGTTCCTGATGAACATGTGTACGGTCTTATTGTGGACTTGTGGGGCAAAGCTGGTGACGTGGAGAAAGCTTGGCGGTGGTATCAAGCAATGCTTCACGCTGGTGTGAGACCTAATGTACCTACGTGCAATTCTCTTCTCAGTACTTTGCTTAGGGGTCATAGGCTCTCTGAAGCTTATAATCTATTGCAAAGCATGATGGCGTTTGGTTTGCAGTCTTCCCTGCAGACATACACATTGCTGTTGAGTTGCTGCACAGAAGCTCGTTCAAACTTTGACTTGGGATTCTGTGGGCAGCTAATGGCGGTCTCAGGCCATCCTGCACACACCTTTCTCCTCAAAATGCCGCCTGCAGGTTCAGATAATGGCCAAAAGGTGCGTGACCACGTCAGCAGCTTTCTTGATTACATGCACAGCGAGGACAGAGAGAGCAAGAGGGGACTCATTGATGCAATAGTGGAGTTTCTCCACAAGTCAGGGCTTAAAGAAGAGGCTGGCTCGGTCTGGGAAGTGGCTGCAGTCAAGAATGTGTATCCAGATGCATTGAGGGAGAAAAGCTGCAGCTATTGGCTTATAAATCTCCATGTGATGTCAGAAGGAACTGCAGTGACGGCACTGTCTAGGACGCTTGCGTGGTTTCGTAAGCAGATGTTGGTTTCAGGAGAGTGTCCTTCACGGATTGATATAGTAACTggttggggaagaagaagtagaGTCACAGGCAGTTCAATGGTGAGACAAGCAGTTGAGGAGCTGCTCAACGTCTTCAACTTCCCGTTTTTCACTGAGAATGGTAACTCAGGCTGTTTTGTTGGATGCGGAGAGCCTCTCAAGAATTGGTTAAGTGAATCATATGTTGAGAGGATGCATTTgctttagtttttagattagtAGTCTTGTTATTATTCTTTGGCTGAAGCTCAGTCACTTGGTTTTGTATGAGATAATAAGTTTTAAGGTTTTAAGCCTTAAAGGTTAGTGAGGACTGGAGTGGAGTGTCCAGCTCAAGATTTTTGTTGTCAAACATTATCTCCTCTTGCAATGGGGagtatataaatcaatattgacatttgttttatttttgtacaaCATCAAATGTTACAAAACTGTTTCCTTACCACAGGCCATGtgaatataaaactaaaaattggAGGAAGGTCTAAAGGAGCCTTGAATTGTAGGAGCCACAAGATGAGCATTTGTGGTATAGCCAATGGTAAGGAGCCTCTCCTTTTCTTCCACAGTCATTACACAGTATCACCTGCACCAAACCATATTTTCATTCAGTTTATTCATGGATcagttgagagagagagaggtcctTTCCCCTATGTAAACAATATGGAGACAGAGAGACATCTATTACCTGAGTTTTGTTGGTGTATTCATCAGGCATCTTTTCTTCTGCAAGCAATGCGTCTAACATACTAAAGTAGACCTGTTTGAAAAAAATCCTTTGTTTAGTGATTGAGAAGTGTTCATTGCTTCAATAAAGACTCAAAACACTTTTGGCTTCAGACGAAAATCAGAACTATATGTGGTCTAGGAACACAATATTCTGTCTGAAATTGATGAAACTGACCTGCATATCTCCTAGAGACTTGCTGCAGACAGGACATGTGTAATGTGAACAAGTGTAATCCTACCACCAGAATCAAAGAACAAAATCTTAGCAACTTATATAAAGTTTTCATTAGTACCCCAAAAAGATTAAAAGAGGTAAGTAAGTACCTTAAAGCATTTAGAGTGCATCAAGTGACCGCATGGAAGAGCCTTCACCGGGGAGCTGGAGGTGAAGATGTACTCATGGCAAATCGGACAATTATCTTCTAAGCATTTTTCTCTGCAAACATGCTCTTTTAAGGAACGTGCCATACAAGCATTGCATTTCATGCAATGGAAGTAGTCAATGCCCAGTCCTTTCCCTACCCGGCAGAGATTGCAGTAGGGACAATGATAAATTTTCCTGTTAAGAAAACATTGGCTTGTTAGTCTAAGAGACACACTTTAAGCATCAAAGTAGAGGAATAGTTTACCTTTCATCGTCATACAATTTGCATATCTTGCAGAAGTACTTTCCCATTGACGACTTGCACAGAATATTTGAGCAGTTTGCACCAATTGGTTGAATCAGGAGACATTTCATGCACATCATCTTTTTGATCTGTTTCCTGCATAAGAAGTCAAGAGAATCAGAAAAACATTTGAGTGTCAAACAAGATTTTGTTGAAGTTTCTCATATGAAAGTAGAGGATGCTACACTACCTATCCACTGAGTGATCAGTCTCCTCATCATGACATCTTATACAAGTGAAGAGCTGGTCACAGCAAGGAGCAAGAAGCTTGCAGTTCCTCTTGTAGTGCTTGCAGCCAAAGACCAAACTGTGAGGATCTCGATAAGATGGATGCTGACCTTGAATTGTTTCTGTATTTCTTGAGACAATAGATGGTTCTTGATTATATATCCGCTGTGAAATAATCCAACGGCTGAAAAAAGGAACATGACATAATATTAGTCTTGGCATAACAAaggaaaaatttaataaatgatcTTAACCATCTGTGGTCACTCTTGTAAGCTTATCTGGATATGTTACAACAAGATGTTTTCATAGAAAAAGAGAGGTGACATGGCTTACCTCATTAACAAGTTCTGCTTGAGGTATGATTTCTTCTGAGGATCAAGGGAAGAGTCCCATGATATTTTTCTAATCATAGCAGCCATTTCTTCTTGACTCATTGTTAGCAAGTGTTGATATTTATTGGATTGACCAAACTGGTTAGCCTTCTGAGACATTGTGATATGACAATTGCAGTCAGTTTGTTCTTTGTCCTCCTTTTTGTCAGCTCCTCTACGTATCTTTTTAGTATCTGGAAGTTCCTGATCTTTGTCCTCTTTGTTATTAGGAGCTGTCTTTCCAAGTGGCTTATCCACTTCCATGTCTGTATCTGAAAGCTCCACAAGTTTGCCACCAATGCTCTCTCTGTCCCCATCAGAAGCTCCTTCAAATAGATACTTCCAAACAGTCTCCAGTGGATCTGAATCCCCAAATGGATCATTGTGTGCTTCTCCTGCTTCCTCTTGTACAATATGACCGTTGTACCATTCTGTTAGCCACTCCACAAACATTGTTTTCCTTGTTGCTTGTCGCCACAAGGACATTACAACATGTTGTTCATCAGATTTCAAGGAATCCATCAACCAAGGAATCATATCCTGCAATATCTCCCCACTTATTCTCCCAAGCATGCATCCTATGATCTTCTCCTGTTCTTCAATAGCAAAACAGTCCCTGAACAGACCCCAGAGCTCAGTTTCTTCGTGTTGGAAATGCTCTGACAGTATCTTGTGCATGGATTTGCATATCTCCTGGAGACTCAGACACAACCGCTCATACTTCATCTTTCTGTGGTGGTCGGCTGCACTTGAGACAAACATGTTCAGTTCTAACATCTCATTCAAAATGAATGATACTTTATCAAAGTGCTTGATCTCTAGCTCATGATCAATACTGAATGAGTGGCTAATATTCTGCAGCTTTCCCTTTGCCTCCAGTGCTGGAAAAGCAATCTCATCCTCTGCATCAGAGTGTATCTGATACAAAAACTTTATAAGATGGAATCTCTGTTGAAACTCCCCAAGGAACCGAAAGTCAGTTGCTAATCTAGCTGATCCGCTAACAAGGTAGTCCAAATCTGCTTTCATTGCCTTgtggaagaagaaaagaagatcaaTTGGTTTAACATCCATCATGAATGGCTCATCAACATTCTTCTCACCAAAAAACTCTGGAAGatggagaggaggaggaggtttaAGTTTTCCAGAGAATAGCATTTGCTGATTCATCCTACTAGAGTAAGGTGTCTGGTACATGTCTCCAGCAGCTGGCAAGAGGAAACATGTTGAAGACTTGTTCCTTTTCCCAGGACATATAAACAAATCAGCTTCAGTTTCTTTGCATAGTTGGAGCTGTGATTGATGGGAGAAGGATCCAGAAGCTTCTTCAGTGGGTTCCTTTTTACAGAAACATCTTATTTTGAACATTACAGACAGTTGTTTCCAGAAACTCTCAACAGATGTTTTGCCTGAGTAGCCAAAGCGTAGCCATTGCAACAAGAGGCGTGGAAATGATTTTTGAGGAGAAGAATCTTCCAATGTTAAGAACTGAAGAATTGACTGAGACTCCTCTTCTGATAGATGAGCTGAGAACCAGAGAATGACACACTTTAGCAATCCAAGAGGTAAGACATGCATGCTTGTGTACAGGAGCTGCCTCTGCATTTCATGGTTACAGTTCTTACTGATGATTGGGAATACCTAGAGAAACAACAATGAATGGTGAATACATTAGTTCTTGAAATGCTTCCATTAAGTTTTAAAAGTATCAAATATTCTCTATGTATACGAAAGattgatattattaaaattttcaagcataataagaaaagttaaatacattcttttgtttattattttggggtatatcaataaattttcaccacttgtatttttacattttagtttatgttttaatttaaaaacaaaacattaattatacTTTAAACCGTCAATTtttcaaatgcaaaaaaaaaaaaaaaaaagaaaaatctaaaacatcaacCATTCAAATATGGAGGGAGTAGTTGTTTACCTCTCTTCTCTGTATGGAAAATTGCTTTGTTACTTGAACTATAAGAGACTCAAGTTCCTCCTGAAGTTTCAGTATAAAACCTTCTGTCCTCATCTTAGGATCAGCACTCGAGTATAACCGTCTCTGAAAAGTCTCAAGACATCCATCTATGGTGAACTGATTGGCACTTGAATAGCATCCATCTGCTATTTCTTCCAACACCGGGTGAAAGAACTTCTTAAATGCATTGctgcaacaaacaaaaaaaaacaaagtattCATGTAACCTACTCAGAGAACAGACATGTTTCAAGAGACCTTAACAAATGATTTACCTATAAGAAACAAGAACATCAGCAAGAAAGTTAAGCCGAGCCATGAGTACATCAAGGTCCAGAAGAAGGCTTGGGAAGCTCGCTTGGCACAATCCTTCTTGAATGTTTCTCAAATCTTTTTCAACTGCATTTTGAAAAATCTGAAGACCATGGATAGGGCTGTGTCCTACATTTGGAATAAAAACTGGCTTTTTACTCCACTGCCAAAGCCGTTGAAAACATCCACTCCGAGATAAGTTCTTGGTATCTTTAGACACATCTTCATACTCTACTTGTTTCAAGATCTTTGTAGAAGCCCCACAATCCATCAGCCAAGAGCTTATGACCTTGAGAAAGTCTTTTATCTTATCAGAAACTACCAAAGATTAAATAGAAAACAGAAATGAGAAAAGGATATTATTTATACCTGTTGTGATGAGTCTTCAGTTGGGACAACATCTTTCATGCAGTTCACAACTTCAGTTCTCTCCTTGTGAGAGAGATAAGACATCATCCATGGCAAGAAGTCTTCCAACACCATCACTGGAACACTACAAATGAATTGCCATACAAGTGATGCTTGTTCTTGGAAAGTGAACTTCTCAATTAACAAAGGAAAGACCTGCGTGGAGGAAGCATGG
This Brassica napus cultivar Da-Ae chromosome C6, Da-Ae, whole genome shotgun sequence DNA region includes the following protein-coding sequences:
- the LOC106404444 gene encoding zinc finger protein BRUTUS-like At1g74770, giving the protein MADGGHLHHLPPENASEVATVENTKLADAPVLFFVYFHKAFRAQLVELRRLATDSAEAGSFSGDLAGELCRKFEFLKLVYKYHSAAEDEVIFLALDSRVKNIVSNYSLEHDGTDDLFTSIFHWLNVLEHELGNISDVLREVILCIGTIQSSVCQHMLKEERQVFPLLIEKFTFQEQASLVWQFICSVPVMVLEDFLPWMMSYLSHKERTEVVNCMKDVVPTEDSSQQVISSWLMDCGASTKILKQVEYEDVSKDTKNLSRSGCFQRLWQWSKKPVFIPNVGHSPIHGLQIFQNAVEKDLRNIQEGLCQASFPSLLLDLDVLMARLNFLADVLVSYSNAFKKFFHPVLEEIADGCYSSANQFTIDGCLETFQRRLYSSADPKMRTEGFILKLQEELESLIVQVTKQFSIQRREVFPIISKNCNHEMQRQLLYTSMHVLPLGLLKCVILWFSAHLSEEESQSILQFLTLEDSSPQKSFPRLLLQWLRFGYSGKTSVESFWKQLSVMFKIRCFCKKEPTEEASGSFSHQSQLQLCKETEADLFICPGKRNKSSTCFLLPAAGDMYQTPYSSRMNQQMLFSGKLKPPPPLHLPEFFGEKNVDEPFMMDVKPIDLLFFFHKAMKADLDYLVSGSARLATDFRFLGEFQQRFHLIKFLYQIHSDAEDEIAFPALEAKGKLQNISHSFSIDHELEIKHFDKVSFILNEMLELNMFVSSAADHHRKMKYERLCLSLQEICKSMHKILSEHFQHEETELWGLFRDCFAIEEQEKIIGCMLGRISGEILQDMIPWLMDSLKSDEQHVVMSLWRQATRKTMFVEWLTEWYNGHIVQEEAGEAHNDPFGDSDPLETVWKYLFEGASDGDRESIGGKLVELSDTDMEVDKPLGKTAPNNKEDKDQELPDTKKIRRGADKKEDKEQTDCNCHITMSQKANQFGQSNKYQHLLTMSQEEMAAMIRKISWDSSLDPQKKSYLKQNLLMSRWIISQRIYNQEPSIVSRNTETIQGQHPSYRDPHSLVFGCKHYKRNCKLLAPCCDQLFTCIRCHDEETDHSVDRKQIKKMMCMKCLLIQPIGANCSNILCKSSMGKYFCKICKLYDDERKIYHCPYCNLCRVGKGLGIDYFHCMKCNACMARSLKEHVCREKCLEDNCPICHEYIFTSSSPVKALPCGHLMHSKCFKDYTCSHYTCPVCSKSLGDMQVYFSMLDALLAEEKMPDEYTNKTQVILCNDCGRKGEAPYHWLYHKCSSCGSYNSRLL